A region from the Vicia villosa cultivar HV-30 ecotype Madison, WI linkage group LG3, Vvil1.0, whole genome shotgun sequence genome encodes:
- the LOC131660908 gene encoding pyridoxine/pyridoxamine 5'-phosphate oxidase 1, chloroplastic isoform X1, which yields MLKERTRSMTLTCLYNFTHSTSHTHHHNYNSLITPTFSTLRNNHKPLFHLFQGILRPTIRSFSTTITSSCKAMASFDSDSVTYLKQQEAAEIDETLMGPLGFSVDQLMELAGLSVATSIYEVYKPSEYNRVLIVCGPGNNGGDGLVAARHLHHFGYKPLVCYPKRTPKPLYAGLVTQLEALSIPFLSVEDLPSDFSKDFDILVDAMFGFSFHGSPRPPFDDLIQRLVSLSNHNHTGQKRSVIVSVDIPSGWHVEEGDVNDIGFKPDMLISLTAPKLCAKKFGGPHHFLGGRFVPPAIAEKYKLILPPYPGTSTCVRIGKPPQIDISALRENYISPEFLEDEVEADPFNQFRKWFDDALAASLKEPNAMALSTVGKDGKPSSRIVLLKGFDKDGFVWFTNYESQKGRALSENPHASILFYWDGLNRQVRVEGYVQKISEEESEQYFHSRPRGSQIGAIVSKQSSVVPGRHVLYDQYKELEQKYADGSVIPKPKNWGGYRLTPHLFEFWQGQKSRLHDRLQYVPHEIDGQNLWKIERLAP from the exons ATGTTGAAAGAAAGAACAAGAAGCATGACATTGACATGCTTATACAATTTCACCCATTCAACATCACACACTCATCATCATAACTATAATTCCCTTATTACCCCCACCTTTTCCACTCTCCGCAACAACCATAAACCTCTCTTTCATTTATTTCAGGGTATTCTCAGACCTACAATTCGATCATTTTCTACCACAATCACTTCTTCGTGTAAAGCCATGGCGAGTTTCGATTCTGATTCTGTAACTTATCTCAAACAACAAGAAGCCGCTGAGATTGATGAAACTCTCATGGGTCCTCTTGGCTTCAGTGTCGATCAGCTCATG GAATTGGCTGGTTTGAGCGTTGCTACATCCATATATGAG GTTTATAAACCGAGCGAGTATAATCGTGTTCTTATTGTATGTGGTCCTGGTAACAATGGTGGTGATGGTCTGGTGGCTGCCCGTCATCTACACCACTTTGGTTATAAGCCCTTGGTCTGTTATCCGAAGCGTACCCCCAAGCCTCTTTATGCTGGGTTAGTTACTCAG CTTGAAGCGCTGTCAATCCCTTTCTTGTCGGTAGAAGATCTGCCCTCTGATTTCTCTAAGGACTTTGATATTCTAGTAGATGCTATGTTTGGATTCTCATTTCATG GTTCTCCTAGGCCTCCCTTTGATGATTTGATCCAAAGACTCGTTTCTTTAAGTAATCATAACCATACAGGCCAAAAAAGATCGGTTATAGTCTCTGTAGATATTCCCTCTGGGTGGCATGTTGAAGAAGGAGACGTAAATGACATAGGATTTAAACCTGATATGTTG ATCTCTTTGACAGCACCAAAATTATGTGCAAAAAAGTTTGGCGGCCCTCACCACTTTTTAGGAGGTAGATTTGTCCCACCTGCTATTGCTGAAAAGTATAAGCTTATACTTCCACCATATCCTGGAACATCCACGTGTGTCCGAATCGGAAAGCCTCCTCAAATTGATATTTCAGCTCTACGAGAGAACTATATCTCTCCAGAATTTCTTGAAGACGAGGTGGAGGCAGACCCCTTTAATCAG TTTCGTAAATGGTTTGATGATGCACTGGCTGCGAGTTTAAAGGAACCAAATGCTATGGCTTTGTCAACTGTAGGGAAGGATGGAAAACC CTCATCACGGATTGTATTGCTAAAAGGCTTTGATAAGGATGGATTTGTGTG GTTCACGAACTACGAAAGTCAAAAGGGACGTGCGTTGTCTGAAAATCCACATGCATCAATTCTTTTTTATTGGGATGGTTTAAACCGGCAG GTACGTGTGGAGGGGTATGTTCAGAAAATTTCTGAAGAGGAATCAGAGCAGTATTTCCATAGCCGTCCTAGAGGAAGTCAGATTGGAGCAATAGTCAGCAAGCAG AGTTCTGTAGTGCCGGGTAGGCATGTTCTTTATGATCAATACAAAGAATTGGAACAAAAATATGCTGATGG AAGTGTAATCCCTAAACCTAAAAACTGGGGAGGATACAGGTTAACACCACATCTTTTTGAGTTCTGGCAAGGACAGAAATCTCGCTTGCATGACAG GTTGCAATATGTTCCCCATGAGATCGATGGACAAAATCTGTGGAAGATTGAGCGGTTGGCTCCCTGA
- the LOC131660908 gene encoding pyridoxine/pyridoxamine 5'-phosphate oxidase 1, chloroplastic isoform X2 has translation MASFDSDSVTYLKQQEAAEIDETLMGPLGFSVDQLMELAGLSVATSIYEVYKPSEYNRVLIVCGPGNNGGDGLVAARHLHHFGYKPLVCYPKRTPKPLYAGLVTQLEALSIPFLSVEDLPSDFSKDFDILVDAMFGFSFHGSPRPPFDDLIQRLVSLSNHNHTGQKRSVIVSVDIPSGWHVEEGDVNDIGFKPDMLISLTAPKLCAKKFGGPHHFLGGRFVPPAIAEKYKLILPPYPGTSTCVRIGKPPQIDISALRENYISPEFLEDEVEADPFNQFRKWFDDALAASLKEPNAMALSTVGKDGKPSSRIVLLKGFDKDGFVWFTNYESQKGRALSENPHASILFYWDGLNRQVRVEGYVQKISEEESEQYFHSRPRGSQIGAIVSKQSSVVPGRHVLYDQYKELEQKYADGSVIPKPKNWGGYRLTPHLFEFWQGQKSRLHDRLQYVPHEIDGQNLWKIERLAP, from the exons ATGGCGAGTTTCGATTCTGATTCTGTAACTTATCTCAAACAACAAGAAGCCGCTGAGATTGATGAAACTCTCATGGGTCCTCTTGGCTTCAGTGTCGATCAGCTCATG GAATTGGCTGGTTTGAGCGTTGCTACATCCATATATGAG GTTTATAAACCGAGCGAGTATAATCGTGTTCTTATTGTATGTGGTCCTGGTAACAATGGTGGTGATGGTCTGGTGGCTGCCCGTCATCTACACCACTTTGGTTATAAGCCCTTGGTCTGTTATCCGAAGCGTACCCCCAAGCCTCTTTATGCTGGGTTAGTTACTCAG CTTGAAGCGCTGTCAATCCCTTTCTTGTCGGTAGAAGATCTGCCCTCTGATTTCTCTAAGGACTTTGATATTCTAGTAGATGCTATGTTTGGATTCTCATTTCATG GTTCTCCTAGGCCTCCCTTTGATGATTTGATCCAAAGACTCGTTTCTTTAAGTAATCATAACCATACAGGCCAAAAAAGATCGGTTATAGTCTCTGTAGATATTCCCTCTGGGTGGCATGTTGAAGAAGGAGACGTAAATGACATAGGATTTAAACCTGATATGTTG ATCTCTTTGACAGCACCAAAATTATGTGCAAAAAAGTTTGGCGGCCCTCACCACTTTTTAGGAGGTAGATTTGTCCCACCTGCTATTGCTGAAAAGTATAAGCTTATACTTCCACCATATCCTGGAACATCCACGTGTGTCCGAATCGGAAAGCCTCCTCAAATTGATATTTCAGCTCTACGAGAGAACTATATCTCTCCAGAATTTCTTGAAGACGAGGTGGAGGCAGACCCCTTTAATCAG TTTCGTAAATGGTTTGATGATGCACTGGCTGCGAGTTTAAAGGAACCAAATGCTATGGCTTTGTCAACTGTAGGGAAGGATGGAAAACC CTCATCACGGATTGTATTGCTAAAAGGCTTTGATAAGGATGGATTTGTGTG GTTCACGAACTACGAAAGTCAAAAGGGACGTGCGTTGTCTGAAAATCCACATGCATCAATTCTTTTTTATTGGGATGGTTTAAACCGGCAG GTACGTGTGGAGGGGTATGTTCAGAAAATTTCTGAAGAGGAATCAGAGCAGTATTTCCATAGCCGTCCTAGAGGAAGTCAGATTGGAGCAATAGTCAGCAAGCAG AGTTCTGTAGTGCCGGGTAGGCATGTTCTTTATGATCAATACAAAGAATTGGAACAAAAATATGCTGATGG AAGTGTAATCCCTAAACCTAAAAACTGGGGAGGATACAGGTTAACACCACATCTTTTTGAGTTCTGGCAAGGACAGAAATCTCGCTTGCATGACAG GTTGCAATATGTTCCCCATGAGATCGATGGACAAAATCTGTGGAAGATTGAGCGGTTGGCTCCCTGA